Proteins encoded together in one Paracoccus sp. SMMA_5_TC window:
- a CDS encoding DUF1127 domain-containing protein — MAVLDLIHGAQRSETGLIGTISGFIANARDYMARRALYNQTVRELRGLSTRELADLGLTPSSLTSVAYEAAWGRK, encoded by the coding sequence ATGGCTGTTCTTGATCTGATCCATGGCGCGCAGCGCAGCGAAACCGGCCTGATCGGCACGATTTCCGGCTTCATCGCAAATGCCCGCGACTACATGGCCCGCCGCGCCCTCTACAACCAGACCGTCCGCGAACTGCGCGGGCTGAGCACGCGCGAACTGGCCGATCTGGGCCTGACCCCGTCCAGCCTGACCAGCGTCGCCTATGAAGCGGCCTGGGGGCGCAAGTAA
- the rsmH gene encoding 16S rRNA (cytosine(1402)-N(4))-methyltransferase RsmH, producing the protein MADAPHLPVLLGPLLRAVAPVTGTWIDGTFGAGGYARGLLAQGAERVIGIDRDPSVFALAAAWAGQYGDRLRLVEGTFSDLDRLAGEQVDGVVLDLGVSSMQLDQAERGFSFLRDGPLDMRMGSDGPTAADLLNSAPEQVIADVLYLYGEERAARRIARAIVAARPLTRTGQLSDIVAGCLPRPKPGQSHPATRAFQAIRIWVNDEFGQLVEGLAAAERALRPGGKLAVVSFHSLEDRIVKRFMQARSNSAGGGSRHAPESQRDEAAFHLPFRRAIGPDEAELAANPRARSALLRVGIRTQAPAGRVAPGLLGLPMLNERRG; encoded by the coding sequence ATGGCCGATGCTCCCCATCTGCCCGTCCTGCTTGGCCCGCTGTTGCGGGCCGTTGCGCCTGTGACCGGCACCTGGATCGACGGCACATTCGGCGCCGGCGGTTATGCGCGCGGCCTTCTGGCGCAAGGTGCCGAACGGGTCATCGGCATCGACCGCGATCCTTCGGTCTTTGCCCTGGCGGCGGCCTGGGCCGGCCAGTATGGTGACCGGCTGCGTCTGGTCGAAGGCACGTTTTCCGATCTGGACCGGCTGGCGGGCGAACAGGTCGATGGCGTGGTGCTGGACCTGGGGGTCAGTTCGATGCAGCTGGACCAGGCCGAGCGCGGCTTTTCCTTTCTGCGCGATGGCCCGCTGGACATGCGCATGGGTAGCGATGGCCCGACCGCGGCCGATCTGCTGAACAGCGCCCCCGAACAGGTAATCGCGGATGTGCTGTATCTGTATGGCGAGGAACGCGCCGCGCGCCGCATTGCCCGTGCCATCGTCGCCGCGCGGCCGCTGACGCGCACCGGGCAGCTGTCCGATATCGTCGCCGGCTGCCTGCCGCGTCCCAAGCCGGGACAAAGCCACCCCGCGACCCGTGCCTTTCAGGCCATCCGCATCTGGGTGAACGACGAATTCGGCCAGCTGGTCGAGGGGCTGGCCGCGGCCGAACGGGCTCTGCGCCCGGGCGGCAAGCTGGCGGTGGTCAGCTTTCATTCGCTCGAGGACCGCATCGTCAAGCGCTTCATGCAGGCGCGATCGAACAGTGCTGGCGGCGGCAGCCGTCATGCCCCGGAAAGCCAACGCGACGAGGCCGCATTTCACCTGCCCTTTCGTCGCGCCATCGGCCCGGACGAGGCGGAACTGGCCGCCAACCCGCGCGCGCGCTCGGCCCTGTTGCGCGTGGGTATCCGCACCCAGGCCCCGGCCGGCCGTGTTGCCCCCGGACTGCTGGGCCTGCCGATGCTGAACGAGCGGAGGGGCTGA
- a CDS encoding peptidoglycan D,D-transpeptidase FtsI family protein: MIRTPLRPLARILRARANGENPDTIEAQNRAQRHAEIQEGARRSARGRLVFMSCAFALAFSIVGVKMGVLASTQPREPRVQTTGAQIISQRADITDRHGRVLATNLLTHSLYAHPHQMVDPQGAARELARIFPDLDRERLLKDFTGKRTFVWIKRKISPEQMQAVHDIGEPGLLFGPREMRLYPNGHIASHILGGATFGKEDVASAEVVGVAGVEKAFDRWLRDPANDGAPLTLSLDLTVQAAMEEVLGNGMKVMNAKGATGILMHVKTGEILAMASLPDFDPNDRPRPLLKGDPSDSPLFNRAVQGQYELGSTFKIFPVAQALDLKLVSPATMINSKSPMRIGKYLINDFHNYGGQLSVADIIAKSSNVGTVRVAQLVGVERQRDFLEKLGFFEPTTIEMSEGPTGKPLVPSRWPAVTAATVSFGHGLAASPLHLAAAYATIANGGKRVRPTLVHERSPREGEQVLSPAAANTAMQLLRQVVTRGTARSANVEGYEVAGKTGTADKPRPQGGYYRNKVVATFASAFPASAPEYVLVLTLDEPSVGLAGGGESRTAGSTAAPVAGELIRRVAPLLGLRPMVETPLPMVERPLPDGLKLVSN, encoded by the coding sequence ATGATCCGCACGCCCTTGCGCCCGCTGGCCCGCATCCTTCGCGCCCGCGCCAACGGTGAAAATCCCGATACGATCGAGGCACAGAACCGGGCGCAGCGCCATGCCGAAATCCAGGAAGGTGCGCGCCGCAGCGCCCGCGGGCGGCTGGTGTTCATGTCCTGTGCCTTTGCGCTGGCCTTTTCGATCGTGGGGGTCAAGATGGGGGTGCTGGCCTCGACCCAGCCGCGCGAACCCCGGGTGCAGACGACGGGGGCGCAGATCATCTCGCAGCGTGCCGATATCACCGACCGCCACGGCCGGGTGCTGGCCACCAACCTGCTGACGCATTCGCTTTATGCGCACCCCCACCAGATGGTCGATCCGCAGGGCGCCGCGCGCGAGCTGGCACGCATCTTTCCCGATCTGGACCGCGAGCGTTTGCTGAAGGATTTTACCGGCAAGCGCACCTTCGTCTGGATCAAGCGCAAGATCAGCCCCGAACAGATGCAGGCCGTCCATGACATCGGCGAACCGGGGCTGCTGTTCGGCCCGCGCGAGATGCGGCTTTACCCCAATGGTCACATCGCCAGCCACATCCTGGGTGGCGCCACCTTCGGCAAGGAGGATGTGGCCAGCGCCGAGGTGGTCGGCGTCGCCGGGGTGGAAAAGGCCTTCGACCGCTGGCTGCGCGATCCGGCCAATGACGGCGCGCCGCTGACCCTGTCGCTGGACCTGACCGTGCAGGCCGCGATGGAGGAGGTGCTGGGCAACGGCATGAAGGTGATGAACGCCAAGGGCGCCACCGGCATCCTGATGCATGTCAAGACAGGCGAGATTCTGGCCATGGCCAGCCTGCCGGATTTCGACCCCAACGACCGCCCGCGCCCGCTGCTGAAGGGCGATCCTTCGGACAGCCCGCTGTTCAACCGCGCGGTGCAGGGTCAATACGAACTCGGTTCGACCTTCAAGATATTCCCGGTGGCGCAGGCGCTGGACCTGAAGCTGGTCAGCCCGGCGACGATGATCAATTCCAAATCGCCGATGCGCATCGGCAAATATCTCATCAACGATTTCCACAATTACGGCGGTCAGCTGTCGGTGGCCGACATCATCGCCAAGTCCTCGAACGTGGGCACGGTGCGGGTGGCCCAGCTGGTCGGGGTCGAGCGCCAGCGCGACTTTCTTGAGAAGCTGGGCTTTTTCGAGCCGACCACGATCGAGATGAGCGAGGGCCCGACCGGCAAGCCGCTGGTGCCGTCGCGCTGGCCGGCGGTCACGGCGGCAACGGTGTCCTTTGGTCATGGACTGGCGGCCAGCCCGCTGCATCTGGCGGCGGCTTATGCCACCATCGCCAATGGCGGCAAGCGGGTGCGGCCGACACTGGTCCATGAGCGCAGTCCACGCGAGGGCGAGCAGGTCTTGTCCCCGGCGGCAGCCAATACCGCCATGCAGCTGTTGCGCCAGGTCGTCACCCGCGGCACTGCCCGCAGCGCCAATGTCGAGGGCTACGAGGTCGCGGGCAAGACCGGCACCGCCGACAAGCCGCGTCCGCAGGGCGGCTATTACCGCAACAAGGTGGTGGCGACATTCGCCTCGGCCTTTCCGGCCAGCGCACCGGAATATGTGCTGGTGCTGACGCTGGACGAACCTTCGGTCGGGCTGGCGGGTGGCGGGGAAAGCCGCACCGCCGGCTCGACCGCCGCCCCCGTCGCCGGCGAGCTGATCCGCCGCGTCGCCCCGCTGCTGGGCCTGCGGCCGATGGTGGAAACGCCGCTGCCCATGGTTGAACGGCCGTTGCCGGATGGGCTAAAGCTCGTCTCGAACTGA
- a CDS encoding UDP-N-acetylmuramoyl-tripeptide--D-alanyl-D-alanine ligase has protein sequence MTLWTAQDAAAATGGRATRDFAVTGVSIDSRSLTPGDLFVALQAARDGHDFVAQALARGAGAALVSRIPEGVAPDAPLLLVPDVLQALQALGRAGRARMQGRVIAITGSVGKTSTKEMARVALAGQGRVHAAEASYNNHWGVPLTLARMPADTDYAIIEIGMNHPGEIEPLARLARPQVAMITTVAAAHLEAFGAIEGIAREKGAIFAGLTQPGTAVLPEDLAVTPILRDCADRAGALVIGFGDQGMARPLTVRTGDGATRVRARILGETVDFTLASAGTHFVMNAVGVLAALAAAGADLAQAARDLGDWRPVVGRGAVEDLGGIRLIDDAYNSNPTSLAAGLATLARLDGGRRVAILGDMLELGPEEIGMHADMARDAAMQAVDLVHTAGPRMLALHQALPEARRGRHAETAAELAAQADTLVQTGDIVLVKGSKGSKISMVVDALRQSRQSTPPGERTA, from the coding sequence ATGACGCTTTGGACTGCGCAGGATGCGGCCGCCGCCACCGGCGGACGCGCAACCCGTGATTTTGCCGTTACCGGCGTTTCGATTGACAGCCGCAGCTTGACGCCGGGCGATCTGTTCGTGGCGTTGCAGGCGGCGCGTGATGGCCATGATTTCGTCGCCCAGGCGCTGGCGCGCGGCGCCGGCGCGGCCCTGGTCAGCCGCATCCCCGAAGGTGTCGCCCCCGACGCGCCGCTGCTGCTGGTGCCCGATGTGTTGCAGGCGCTGCAGGCGCTGGGCCGGGCCGGCCGCGCGCGGATGCAGGGTCGGGTGATCGCGATCACCGGTTCGGTCGGCAAGACCTCGACCAAGGAAATGGCGCGGGTGGCGCTGGCGGGGCAGGGGCGCGTTCATGCCGCCGAAGCCAGCTACAACAATCATTGGGGCGTGCCCCTGACCCTGGCGCGGATGCCGGCGGACACCGATTATGCCATCATCGAGATCGGCATGAACCATCCCGGCGAGATCGAGCCGCTGGCCCGACTGGCCCGCCCGCAGGTGGCGATGATCACCACCGTGGCCGCCGCCCATCTCGAGGCTTTCGGCGCCATCGAGGGGATCGCGCGCGAAAAGGGCGCGATCTTTGCCGGGCTGACGCAACCCGGCACCGCGGTTCTGCCCGAGGATCTGGCGGTGACGCCGATCCTGCGCGACTGTGCCGACCGGGCAGGGGCGCTGGTCATCGGATTTGGCGACCAAGGCATGGCACGGCCGCTGACGGTCCGGACCGGCGATGGCGCCACCCGCGTGCGCGCCCGCATCCTGGGCGAGACTGTCGATTTCACCCTGGCCAGCGCCGGCACCCATTTCGTTATGAACGCGGTCGGCGTGCTGGCGGCGCTGGCTGCAGCGGGTGCCGATCTGGCGCAGGCCGCGCGGGATCTGGGCGACTGGCGCCCTGTGGTGGGACGCGGCGCGGTCGAGGATCTGGGCGGTATCCGCCTGATCGACGACGCCTATAATTCAAACCCGACCTCGCTGGCGGCGGGGCTGGCGACGCTGGCGCGGCTTGACGGCGGGCGGCGGGTCGCGATTCTGGGCGATATGCTGGAACTCGGCCCCGAGGAAATCGGCATGCACGCCGACATGGCCCGCGACGCGGCGATGCAGGCGGTGGACCTGGTCCATACCGCGGGGCCGCGGATGCTGGCGCTGCACCAGGCGCTGCCCGAGGCGCGGCGCGGGCGCCATGCCGAGACCGCCGCCGAACTGGCCGCGCAGGCCGACACGCTGGTGCAGACCGGCGATATCGTGCTTGTGAAAGGGTCGAAGGGCTCGAAAATCTCGATGGTGGTTGACGCGCTGCGACAGTCACGCCAAAGCACGCCGCCTGGCGAAAGGACCGCGTAA
- a CDS encoding UDP-N-acetylmuramoyl-L-alanyl-D-glutamate--2,6-diaminopimelate ligase — protein sequence MRLSLLGLRGDKGRDPEVTGISVDSRQVRPGHLFAALPGSTVHGGEFIQYALRQGACAVLTDRRGAEIAAELLADSPAALVVAEDPRAALAGAAALWFAAQPDTMVAVTGTSGKTSVATFTRQIWQALGHSAISLGTMGVQGDYQAKLAHTTPDPLTLHRVLAEAAAAGVTHAAMEASSHGLDQRRLDGVRLKAAAFTNFSQDHLDYHRDFDEYFAAKALLFDRVLDEGAGAVINIDDPRGRQMARIARDRGLVLTTIGRDEGADLRILGQRYDATGQDLRFSHLGQAHLVRLALIGGFQAENVLAAAGLAMAAGDDPARVIDTLPGLTTVRGRMELAAVRDNGAAVFVDYSHKPGALASALQSLRPHVMGRIIVVFGAGGDRDRLKRPLMGEAARDFADVVYVTDDNPRSEDPAAIRAEVLAGAGPEAIEVADRAEAILRGVDALQPGDALLIAGKGHETGQIIGNDVFPFDDAEQASVAVAALDGKI from the coding sequence ATGCGGCTGTCCCTTTTGGGGCTCAGGGGGGACAAGGGGCGCGACCCCGAGGTGACGGGCATTTCCGTCGATTCGCGCCAGGTCAGGCCAGGTCATCTGTTCGCGGCGCTGCCCGGATCGACCGTGCACGGCGGCGAATTCATCCAGTATGCGCTGCGCCAGGGCGCCTGTGCGGTGCTGACCGACCGCCGCGGCGCCGAAATCGCCGCCGAGCTGCTGGCGGATTCACCGGCGGCGCTGGTGGTGGCCGAGGATCCGCGCGCCGCGCTGGCGGGTGCGGCTGCGCTGTGGTTCGCCGCCCAGCCCGACACCATGGTCGCGGTCACCGGCACCTCGGGCAAGACCTCGGTCGCGACCTTTACCCGCCAGATCTGGCAGGCGCTGGGACACAGCGCCATCAGCCTGGGCACCATGGGGGTGCAGGGCGACTATCAGGCCAAGCTGGCCCATACCACGCCCGACCCGTTGACCTTGCACCGCGTGCTGGCCGAGGCCGCGGCCGCCGGCGTCACCCATGCCGCGATGGAGGCCAGTTCGCACGGGCTGGACCAGCGCCGGCTGGACGGGGTGCGGCTTAAGGCGGCGGCCTTCACCAATTTCAGTCAGGATCATCTGGATTATCACCGCGATTTCGATGAATATTTCGCCGCGAAGGCGCTGCTGTTCGATCGCGTCCTGGACGAGGGCGCGGGCGCGGTCATCAACATCGACGACCCGCGCGGCCGGCAGATGGCCCGGATCGCGCGCGACCGCGGCCTGGTCCTGACCACCATCGGCCGAGACGAGGGCGCCGATCTGCGCATCCTGGGCCAGCGTTACGATGCCACCGGGCAGGACTTGCGCTTCAGCCATCTCGGCCAGGCGCATCTGGTGCGGCTGGCGCTGATTGGCGGGTTTCAGGCCGAAAACGTGCTGGCGGCGGCGGGGCTGGCGATGGCGGCGGGGGACGATCCGGCCCGCGTCATCGACACGCTGCCCGGCCTGACCACGGTGCGCGGGCGTATGGAACTGGCGGCGGTGCGCGACAACGGTGCCGCGGTCTTTGTCGATTACAGCCACAAGCCCGGCGCCCTGGCCTCGGCGCTGCAATCGCTGCGGCCGCATGTGATGGGACGCATCATCGTGGTCTTTGGCGCCGGCGGCGACCGCGACCGGCTGAAACGGCCGCTGATGGGCGAGGCGGCGCGCGATTTCGCCGATGTCGTCTATGTCACCGACGACAACCCCCGCAGCGAGGATCCTGCCGCCATCCGCGCCGAAGTTCTGGCTGGCGCCGGACCCGAGGCGATCGAGGTCGCCGACCGGGCCGAGGCGATCCTGCGCGGCGTCGATGCCCTGCAACCCGGCGACGCGTTGCTGATCGCCGGCAAGGGGCACGAGACCGGGCAGATCATCGGCAATGACGTGTTTCCCTTTGACGACGCCGAGCAGGCATCGGTCGCCGTCGCCGCGCTGGATGGCAAGATATGA
- the mraZ gene encoding division/cell wall cluster transcriptional repressor MraZ gives MDAKGRVSIPAKFRRVFEACDPDWDTGKRAQLVIVHGTRDWKYLQLFTIAAMEEIEAGIARMPRGSAARNLLENIYQGHADEAEIDGDGRLVLPQKLREKIGLSDSAFFISAGDSLKVWSPEAYAEEERALEARVPELEPGADPLSLLSLAPQEGG, from the coding sequence GTGGACGCGAAGGGTCGCGTTTCCATCCCCGCCAAGTTCCGCCGCGTCTTTGAAGCCTGCGACCCCGACTGGGACACCGGCAAGCGCGCGCAGCTGGTCATCGTCCATGGGACGCGCGACTGGAAATACCTGCAGTTGTTCACCATCGCCGCGATGGAGGAAATCGAGGCCGGCATCGCCCGGATGCCGCGCGGCAGCGCTGCCCGCAACTTGCTGGAAAACATCTATCAGGGCCACGCTGACGAGGCCGAGATCGACGGTGACGGTCGTCTGGTCCTGCCGCAGAAACTGCGCGAAAAGATCGGGCTCAGCGACAGTGCCTTCTTCATCTCGGCCGGCGACAGTCTCAAGGTCTGGTCGCCTGAAGCCTATGCCGAGGAAGAACGCGCGCTCGAGGCCCGCGTCCCCGAACTGGAACCCGGTGCCGACCCGCTGTCGCTGTTGTCGCTGGCGCCACAGGAGGGGGGGTAG
- a CDS encoding 23S rRNA (adenine(2030)-N(6))-methyltransferase RlmJ — protein sequence MLSYQHAFHAGNLADLHKHALLAWMLDYLTRKPKPISYLETHAGRGLYDLAGAEADKTGEAAQGIRRALDQGWLAADHPLMRALSAIRAAHGPHAYPGSPLIAHHFLRPGDVAHLAELHPGEHQALAAVAGFAHLHRQDGFRMAQALCPPTPRRGLLLIDPSYELKTDYSAIPGQIAKLARKWNVGVIALWYPLLRDDRHRPMLAALANNHPQALRSEVGFPPARPGHGMIGSGMFVVNPPFGLDDEARRLRAIYDRL from the coding sequence ATGTTGTCCTATCAGCACGCCTTTCACGCCGGTAACCTGGCCGATCTGCACAAGCACGCGCTGCTGGCGTGGATGCTGGATTACCTGACCCGCAAGCCGAAACCGATCAGCTATCTGGAAACCCATGCCGGGCGCGGCCTTTACGACCTGGCCGGGGCCGAGGCAGACAAGACCGGCGAGGCCGCGCAGGGCATCCGGCGCGCGCTGGATCAGGGTTGGCTGGCCGCCGATCATCCGTTGATGCGGGCGCTGTCGGCGATCCGGGCTGCGCACGGACCCCACGCCTATCCGGGATCGCCGCTGATCGCGCACCATTTCCTGCGCCCCGGCGATGTCGCGCATCTGGCCGAGCTGCATCCGGGCGAACACCAGGCCCTGGCGGCAGTGGCGGGCTTTGCGCATCTGCACCGTCAGGACGGCTTCCGGATGGCGCAGGCACTGTGCCCGCCGACCCCGCGCCGGGGGCTGCTGCTGATCGACCCCAGCTATGAGCTCAAGACAGACTATTCCGCGATCCCCGGCCAGATCGCCAAACTGGCGCGAAAGTGGAACGTCGGCGTGATTGCATTGTGGTATCCGCTGCTGCGCGACGACCGCCACCGGCCGATGCTGGCGGCGCTGGCGAACAACCATCCGCAGGCGCTGCGCTCGGAAGTGGGCTTTCCGCCGGCGCGCCCCGGTCACGGCATGATCGGATCGGGCATGTTCGTCGTGAACCCGCCCTTTGGTCTTGATGACGAAGCACGGCGCCTGCGCGCCATCTATGACAGGCTGTAG
- a CDS encoding N-acetylmuramoyl-L-alanine amidase, translating into MSLSPNHGDRRGQRPTLVVLHYTGMADAAQARARLCDPLAEVSAHWLIHESGLTEALVAEDRRAWHAGAGSWQGQADVNSRSIGIELANPGDRPFPEPQMAALEVLLRAVMARWQIPAAGVIAHSDMAPDRKIDPGPRFDWRRLALQGLAVWPQPGADLPLEDSLTRIGYPPGPGRLAAFRLRFRPWARGPEDETDRRLAAGLAYSLS; encoded by the coding sequence TTGAGCCTGTCGCCCAATCACGGGGATCGGCGCGGGCAGCGGCCAACGCTGGTGGTCCTGCACTACACCGGCATGGCTGATGCCGCCCAGGCGCGCGCGCGGCTGTGCGATCCGCTGGCCGAAGTCAGCGCCCATTGGCTGATCCATGAATCCGGACTGACCGAGGCGCTTGTGGCCGAGGATCGCCGCGCATGGCACGCCGGCGCCGGCTCCTGGCAGGGGCAGGCGGATGTCAATTCCCGCAGCATCGGCATCGAATTGGCCAATCCCGGCGACCGACCCTTTCCCGAACCGCAGATGGCCGCGCTGGAGGTGCTGCTGCGCGCGGTGATGGCGCGCTGGCAGATCCCGGCCGCCGGGGTGATCGCGCATTCCGACATGGCGCCCGACCGCAAGATCGACCCCGGCCCGCGCTTCGACTGGCGGCGGCTGGCGCTGCAAGGGCTGGCGGTCTGGCCGCAGCCCGGCGCCGATCTGCCGCTGGAGGACAGCCTGACACGCATCGGCTATCCGCCGGGTCCGGGCCGGCTGGCGGCATTCCGGCTGCGGTTCCGGCCCTGGGCGCGCGGCCCCGAGGATGAAACCGACCGCCGGCTGGCGGCCGGCCTTGCCTACAGCCTGTCATAG
- the ftsL gene encoding cell division protein FtsL, whose product MRSLLYVMTTLIVMGLAFWAYRENYRTQAAINDMANVQRQIGALREELGVLRAEWAYLNRPERLRNLVNLNFDKLRLVPFGAEQFVDVGQVAFPVTRPGEAAEGPDAALTPRPPGFPPRRPQETTP is encoded by the coding sequence ATGCGTTCGCTGCTGTATGTGATGACCACGCTGATCGTGATGGGACTGGCCTTCTGGGCCTATCGCGAGAATTATCGCACCCAGGCCGCGATCAACGACATGGCCAATGTCCAGCGTCAGATCGGTGCGCTGCGCGAAGAACTGGGGGTTCTGCGCGCGGAATGGGCCTATCTGAATCGCCCCGAACGGCTGCGCAATCTGGTCAATCTGAATTTCGACAAGCTGCGGCTGGTTCCCTTTGGCGCCGAGCAGTTTGTCGATGTGGGACAGGTCGCCTTTCCCGTGACCCGGCCCGGCGAAGCCGCCGAAGGCCCCGACGCGGCCCTGACCCCGCGCCCACCAGGATTTCCGCCCCGCCGACCACAGGAGACGACGCCATGA
- a CDS encoding Mrp/NBP35 family ATP-binding protein, which produces MTISRERVLEVLAAIDVPGGGNLVSRDFVRALGVESGVVRFVIEAPDAAYARNLGRVEAEAQRRLAELPGVEKVQIVTTAPSAPAGTTPPAAPRADAPSLKIGRHPTPQAGPAPVSGVDRILAIGSGKGGVGKSTLTANLAVALARQGRRVGLLDADIYGPSQPQMLGLTGQRPKSDGETIEPLHAHGVTVMSLGLMMKAGEAVVWRGPMLMGALQQMLTQVKWGRLDVLLVDLPPGTGDVQLSLCQKARVTGAIIVSTPQDVALIDARRAIDMFGKLKTPVLGLVENMSSYVCPNCGHEAHLFGHGGVAAEARALDLPFLGEIPLDLDLRLAGDAGIPVAAGSGPVAEAFAHLAARLVAGGMA; this is translated from the coding sequence ATGACCATCTCACGAGAACGTGTGCTTGAAGTGCTTGCCGCGATCGATGTGCCGGGGGGCGGAAACCTGGTTTCGCGGGATTTCGTCCGCGCGCTGGGCGTCGAATCGGGGGTGGTCCGCTTTGTCATCGAGGCGCCGGACGCCGCCTATGCACGCAATCTGGGCCGGGTCGAGGCCGAGGCCCAGCGGCGGCTTGCCGAGCTGCCGGGGGTCGAAAAGGTGCAGATCGTCACCACCGCGCCTTCGGCCCCTGCCGGCACCACGCCCCCGGCCGCACCCCGGGCCGATGCGCCGTCGCTGAAGATCGGCCGCCACCCCACGCCGCAGGCGGGGCCGGCACCGGTCAGCGGTGTTGATCGCATCCTGGCCATCGGCTCGGGCAAGGGCGGGGTCGGAAAATCGACCTTGACGGCCAATCTGGCCGTGGCGCTGGCGCGACAGGGCCGTCGGGTCGGGCTGCTGGATGCCGATATCTATGGGCCGTCGCAGCCGCAGATGCTGGGGCTGACCGGACAGCGGCCGAAAAGCGACGGCGAGACGATCGAACCCCTGCACGCCCATGGCGTCACGGTGATGTCGCTGGGACTGATGATGAAGGCAGGCGAGGCGGTCGTCTGGCGCGGGCCCATGCTGATGGGGGCGCTGCAACAGATGCTGACCCAGGTCAAATGGGGCCGGCTGGATGTGCTGCTGGTGGACCTGCCGCCGGGCACGGGGGATGTGCAGCTGTCGCTGTGCCAGAAGGCGCGGGTGACGGGGGCGATCATTGTCTCGACGCCGCAGGACGTGGCGCTGATCGACGCGCGCCGTGCCATCGACATGTTCGGCAAGCTCAAGACCCCGGTGCTGGGCCTGGTCGAGAACATGTCCAGTTATGTCTGCCCCAACTGCGGGCACGAGGCGCATCTGTTCGGCCATGGCGGTGTCGCGGCCGAGGCCCGGGCGCTGGATCTGCCCTTCCTGGGCGAGATCCCGCTGGATCTGGACCTGCGGCTGGCGGGGGATGCCGGCATCCCGGTCGCGGCTGGCAGCGGTCCTGTGGCCGAGGCCTTTGCCCACCTGGCGGCGCGGCTGGTGGCCGGCGGGATGGCCTGA
- the mraY gene encoding phospho-N-acetylmuramoyl-pentapeptide-transferase, translated as MLYWLTNLSDGGDFFNLFRYITFRAGGAFFTALLFGFLFGRPLIDLLRRKQKKGQPIRDDGPQNHFSKAGTPTMGGLLILAALVVGTLLWARLDNGYVWIVLLVTLAYAAIGFADDYAKVTKQHHAGLSGRIRLLLGLLIAGCAGTAAAWLHPAGLSGQLALPFLKDTLINLGVLFVPFAVLVIVGAANAVNLTDGLDGLAIMPVMIAAASFAVIAYMVGNANFANYLGVHFVPGTGELAVFVAALIGGGLGFLWYNAPPAAVFMGDTGSLALGGALGAIAVVTKHEIVLAIVGGLFVVEALSVIIQVLYFKRTGKRVFLMAPIHHHFEKKGWGEAQIVIRFWIIALILALIGLATLKLR; from the coding sequence ATGCTGTATTGGCTGACCAACCTGTCGGATGGCGGGGATTTCTTCAACCTGTTCCGCTATATCACCTTTCGGGCCGGCGGCGCCTTCTTCACCGCGCTGCTGTTCGGCTTTCTGTTCGGCCGGCCGCTGATCGACCTGCTGCGGCGCAAGCAGAAAAAGGGGCAGCCGATCCGCGACGACGGACCGCAGAACCATTTCTCAAAGGCGGGAACGCCGACCATGGGCGGGCTGCTGATCCTGGCGGCGCTGGTGGTCGGCACGCTGCTGTGGGCACGGCTGGACAATGGCTATGTCTGGATCGTGCTGCTGGTGACGCTGGCCTATGCCGCCATCGGCTTTGCCGACGACTATGCCAAGGTGACCAAGCAGCATCACGCCGGCCTGTCGGGGCGCATCCGGTTGCTGCTGGGGCTGCTGATCGCGGGCTGTGCCGGGACGGCGGCGGCCTGGCTGCACCCTGCGGGGCTGAGCGGCCAGCTGGCGCTGCCGTTCCTGAAGGATACGCTGATCAACCTGGGCGTGCTGTTCGTGCCCTTTGCGGTGCTGGTGATCGTCGGCGCGGCCAATGCCGTCAACCTGACCGACGGGCTGGACGGTCTGGCGATCATGCCGGTGATGATCGCCGCCGCCAGCTTTGCCGTGATCGCCTATATGGTCGGCAACGCCAATTTCGCCAATTATCTGGGCGTGCATTTCGTGCCCGGCACCGGCGAGCTGGCGGTGTTCGTGGCGGCGCTGATCGGCGGCGGCCTGGGGTTCCTGTGGTATAACGCGCCGCCGGCGGCGGTGTTCATGGGCGACACCGGCAGCCTGGCGCTGGGCGGGGCGCTGGGCGCGATTGCGGTGGTGACCAAGCATGAAATCGTGCTGGCCATCGTCGGCGGCCTGTTCGTGGTCGAGGCGCTGTCGGTCATTATCCAGGTGCTGTATTTCAAGCGCACCGGCAAGCGCGTGTTCCTGATGGCGCCGATTCATCACCATTTCGAAAAGAAGGGCTGGGGCGAGGCGCAGATCGTCATT